The window CGACGGGAGTTGGCTGCGGCGGGAAGCGCATGAGATGACGGAACAAGACGACTATACGGCCAAGATGCAGCGCCTGAAGGTGTCGGTGGATCGTCGTATTGAGGCGGCTCAAGACGAGAAAGGCCTGCTGATTGTCTATACTGGCGCGGGAAAGGGGAAGACCACCGCTGCGCTCGGCATGGCCCTGCGCGTGCTGGGCCATGGGATGAAGGTGGCGGTCGTGCAATTCATCAAGGGCGCCATCGATACGGCGGAAGAACGCATGCTCCGGTCATTCGGTGAGTCTGTGACGTTTCTTCGCATGGGTGAGGGATATACCTGGGAAACACAGGATCGCGAGCGTGATACGAGATTCGCTCAGGAGGCCTGGAACAAAGCCTGCGAGTTCATGGCTGATCCCTCTTATGCGATGGTCATTCTCGACGAATTCAATATCGTCCTCCAGCACGGGTACACCAATTTCGACGAGGTGCTACCGCGCTTGCAGGCCCGTCCGGCCATGCAGCACGTGGTCATCACTGGCCGAGGGGCTCCTCCCGCGCTGATCGAGGCGGCAGACCTGGTCACGGAAATGAAACAGGTCAAACATCCCTTTCGGAAAGGGATCAAAGCACAGGCGGGAGTGGAATTTTGAGAGGTCCAGTCAGCAAGACCTGCGAACAGTGCCGGCAGCCCTTTGAATGTGGGGGGTATCAATGCTGGTGCGGGAAGATCGGAATCACCGAGGCTCAGATGGATTGGATTGCGGCACGCTATCAGGATTGTCTGTGCCCCGCCTGCTTGCAGCAGGTGGTAGACGGGACGCTAGGGCCGGAGTGTTCGTAGCGAGCTCCTTCAGATCAAGAGGATGTGCGACGCGGCGCGGCGTTGCCGGGGGCGGGACTGTCGGAGAAACAGGAAAAGATTGGAGCGGATGATGCGGATCACCAAGGTCTATACAAGAACCGGCGATGCGGGCCAAACCAGACTGGCCGGAGGGCAGCAGGTGTGGAAAGACTGTCTGCGAGTGGAAGCCTATGGGACGGTCGATGAGCTGAATGCGTCCGTAGGATTAGTTCGCGCCATGAATGCCGAGGGCCGAGGAACCTCTCCGGCGTCCGCGCAGCTCGAAGCAGACCTGCGCTGGATTCAGAATAAATTGTTCGATGTCGGGAGTCTGCTCGCCACGGCTCCAGGCCAGACCTTCCCGAACATGCCGACCGTCACGGAGGGCGATGTCATCAGGCTCGAGCAGATGATTGATCGCTGCCAGGAGGAACTGGCTCCGCTCAAGGAGTTTATTCTGCCGGGCGGGGGGAAAGTCTCGGCGACGTTGCATCAAGCGCGTACGATTTGCCGGCGAGCCGAGCGCGAGTGCATCAGGCTGAGCCGGGAAGAGGAAGTCGCGGCCGAGCTCAATAAGTATCTCAACCGGTTGAGTGATGCCTTGTTTGTCATGGCGCGCTGGGTGGCCAAGACGCAGGGAGAGCCGGAATTTTTGTGGCAGCGGGAATCCAATGCCTCGACCACGTAAGTTGGCGACGCAGCGCCGAGCGGCAGGATCCCGTCTCATCCTGATGCTGGGGGGAGCCGCTTCGGGAAAAAGCCAAGCGGCGTTGGACAAGGCCGGTCGCAGGGGGCCCAAGGCGTTCGTGGCGACCGGGCAAGCGCTGGATGGCGAAATGAACGCGCGTATCGAGCGGCACCGGGCAACCCGTGCGGCCGATTGGGCTACGGCGGAGGTTCCGCGATCGTTGGAGAACTGGTTTCGATCGGAGGGCGCTCGATACCGCACGATTGTGGTGGATTGCCTGACCCTCTGGGTGAGCAATATGTGTGGCCGTCGCATTGTCGGGAAAGATCTGACCAGCGACGTGGATGAACTGATACAGGCGATTCGCCGGACTCCGGCGCGAGTCGTGTTGGTGAGCAACGAGCTGGGGTTTGGGTTGGTGCCGACCAGCCGGGATGCCCGCGCCTTTCGCGACCTCGCGGGTCGCGTCAATCAGCAGTTCGCCGCTGCGGCCGACGAAGTCTATTTCATCGTGGCC is drawn from Nitrospira sp. and contains these coding sequences:
- the cobO gene encoding cob(I)yrinic acid a,c-diamide adenosyltransferase, which produces MTEQDDYTAKMQRLKVSVDRRIEAAQDEKGLLIVYTGAGKGKTTAALGMALRVLGHGMKVAVVQFIKGAIDTAEERMLRSFGESVTFLRMGEGYTWETQDRERDTRFAQEAWNKACEFMADPSYAMVILDEFNIVLQHGYTNFDEVLPRLQARPAMQHVVITGRGAPPALIEAADLVTEMKQVKHPFRKGIKAQAGVEF
- a CDS encoding cysteine-rich CWC family protein, which encodes MRGPVSKTCEQCRQPFECGGYQCWCGKIGITEAQMDWIAARYQDCLCPACLQQVVDGTLGPECS
- a CDS encoding cob(I)yrinic acid a,c-diamide adenosyltransferase, producing MRITKVYTRTGDAGQTRLAGGQQVWKDCLRVEAYGTVDELNASVGLVRAMNAEGRGTSPASAQLEADLRWIQNKLFDVGSLLATAPGQTFPNMPTVTEGDVIRLEQMIDRCQEELAPLKEFILPGGGKVSATLHQARTICRRAERECIRLSREEEVAAELNKYLNRLSDALFVMARWVAKTQGEPEFLWQRESNASTT
- the cobU gene encoding bifunctional adenosylcobinamide kinase/adenosylcobinamide-phosphate guanylyltransferase; the encoded protein is MPRPRKLATQRRAAGSRLILMLGGAASGKSQAALDKAGRRGPKAFVATGQALDGEMNARIERHRATRAADWATAEVPRSLENWFRSEGARYRTIVVDCLTLWVSNMCGRRIVGKDLTSDVDELIQAIRRTPARVVLVSNELGFGLVPTSRDARAFRDLAGRVNQQFAAAADEVYFIVAGQSLKLK